One genomic window of Pirellulales bacterium includes the following:
- a CDS encoding HEAT repeat domain-containing protein has protein sequence MRAGAIWLVLVGCLAVTASAADSTDVLIKKLSTGTPAEQHDAAKALANAGPRAKGAVPALIKALGSEDAELRWRAARALGAIGPAAKEAAIPLAALLTKDQDPMVRAHAANALEHIGEKNPTIESALVHAVADPDATVRREAIEAMRLLKPDPKVLVPLMVELLEDSDPTIVTQALASITEQVDPDGPFLIEAFKNPKARYWACVIVTDLGPAAKSVVPQLIETLSAPEPEVRMQALAALGSIGPDARTAVPAIIQALDASEPAVRTSAAFALGRIGAESALPALKKHTTSTDQFLNLVAAWATTQIAPQDKAVNEHAAKLAIAALSSDDPRVKAGGAKLLGELANPPAAAIAPLAAALADADKTVVANAIGTLAQFGAAAVPVLTEALNDAQRRGPAVATLAAIGPEAKDAVVALVQIPTTDDPQMRREVALAIGAIGPGATGAVEALIGLLGDEQMAVRYGACHALGRIGSPAKAAVPALTGLLKSDDAMLPVAAAWALVHIEPGNAELAKQLVPVLSGSLEDLPELARAAVATTLGELGVHARPAVPALKQLLDDENPAVRGAAAEALKQIEAASAGN, from the coding sequence ATGCGCGCAGGTGCGATCTGGTTGGTATTGGTCGGGTGTTTGGCGGTCACGGCGTCGGCCGCCGACTCGACGGATGTGCTGATCAAGAAGCTTTCGACCGGCACGCCGGCCGAGCAACACGACGCCGCCAAGGCGCTCGCCAATGCGGGACCCAGGGCGAAGGGGGCGGTTCCCGCCCTGATCAAGGCGCTCGGCAGCGAGGATGCGGAGCTGCGTTGGCGCGCGGCACGTGCCTTGGGCGCGATCGGTCCGGCAGCCAAAGAGGCTGCGATTCCGCTGGCCGCCCTGCTGACAAAAGATCAAGATCCCATGGTGCGCGCGCATGCGGCTAACGCGTTGGAGCACATCGGCGAGAAGAATCCCACGATCGAATCCGCGCTCGTCCACGCCGTGGCCGATCCTGACGCCACCGTGCGGCGCGAGGCGATCGAGGCCATGCGTCTTCTGAAGCCCGATCCCAAGGTGCTGGTCCCCTTGATGGTCGAGCTGCTCGAAGATTCCGATCCGACGATCGTCACGCAGGCGCTGGCGTCGATCACCGAGCAGGTCGATCCGGATGGCCCCTTCCTGATCGAGGCGTTCAAGAACCCCAAGGCACGCTACTGGGCATGCGTCATCGTGACCGACCTGGGACCGGCCGCGAAGAGTGTCGTCCCCCAGTTGATCGAGACGTTGTCGGCCCCGGAACCGGAAGTCCGCATGCAAGCGTTGGCCGCGCTGGGCTCGATCGGTCCCGACGCCCGTACGGCCGTGCCAGCGATCATCCAGGCGCTCGACGCCAGCGAACCCGCGGTGCGTACCAGCGCCGCCTTCGCCCTGGGTCGCATTGGCGCGGAATCGGCCTTGCCCGCCTTGAAAAAGCACACGACGAGCACGGACCAGTTCTTGAACCTGGTCGCGGCCTGGGCCACCACGCAGATCGCTCCCCAAGACAAAGCAGTGAATGAGCACGCGGCCAAGCTGGCCATCGCGGCCCTCTCGTCCGACGACCCACGCGTGAAGGCTGGCGGCGCGAAGCTGCTGGGCGAATTGGCCAATCCGCCGGCGGCAGCGATTGCTCCGCTGGCCGCCGCGTTGGCAGATGCCGACAAGACGGTCGTGGCGAATGCCATCGGCACGCTGGCCCAATTCGGCGCCGCCGCCGTGCCGGTTTTGACCGAAGCCTTGAACGATGCGCAGCGTCGCGGCCCCGCGGTCGCCACGCTGGCGGCGATCGGTCCGGAGGCCAAGGACGCCGTCGTGGCCCTGGTGCAGATCCCCACGACCGACGATCCCCAGATGCGTCGCGAGGTGGCCCTCGCCATTGGCGCGATCGGCCCTGGAGCTACCGGCGCCGTCGAGGCGCTGATCGGCCTGTTGGGAGATGAGCAGATGGCGGTTCGTTACGGGGCCTGTCACGCCCTGGGACGAATCGGCTCGCCTGCCAAGGCGGCAGTCCCTGCCCTAACCGGGCTGCTCAAGAGCGACGACGCCATGCTGCCGGTCGCGGCGGCCTGGGCCCTGGTTCATATCGAGCCGGGCAATGCGGAACTAGCCAAGCAATTGGTGCCCGTCCTGTCTGGCTCGCTCGAAGACCTGCCCGAGCTGGCCCGGGCGGCCGTGGCCACCACCCTGGGCGAATTGGGCGTCCACGCGCGTCCCGCCGTGCCGGCGCTCAAGCAGTTGCTGGACGACGAAAACCCCGCCGTGCGCGGGGCCGCCGCCGAGGCGCTCAAGCAGATCGAGGCTGCTTCGGCCGGTAACTAG
- the ggt gene encoding gamma-glutamyltransferase, producing the protein MMRIHRSATRRVQVLALRTGTFVLLLGVLSMISPVARGYDRPAKNRHQSRSVVTATNGMVATSQPLAAQIGLDVLKQGGNAADAAIAASAAIGLMEPMSCGIGGDVFVIYWDARSKRLYGLNGSGRSPGTISRDIFAAKGMQYIPDAGPLSWSVPGCVAGWEDLRERFGTKSLAELLAPSIESAEQGFAVTEIIAAGWQASTRMLSQHPDSARTYLPGGRAPVEGEIFRNPDLARSYRALATGGRDAFYRGPLAEAIVAFSHTQGGYFELDDFAEHRSEWIEPVSTTYRGHEVWELPPNGQGIAVLQILNLLEPYDLKSMGHNSAEYLHLLIEAKKLAYADRARFYADPAFAKLPTAELISKPYADARRKLIDRQRAAQKVPPGDPKLAHGDTIYLTVVDRDRNCCSFIQSNYYGFGSGMVPGNLGFVLQNRGALFSLDPQHANTLEPRKLPFHTIIPAMATQDGVPWLVFGVMGGDMQPQGHVQVFLNMVEFGMNVQEAGDAARVRHLGSATPTSEPADPQGGLVTVESGVSEQAIAGLRAKGHRVEQSVGDFGGYQAIRIDWRHGTLAGGTEPRKDGAAVGY; encoded by the coding sequence ATGATGCGCATCCATCGATCCGCTACTCGTCGTGTGCAAGTGCTGGCACTGCGCACCGGGACGTTCGTGCTTTTGCTGGGAGTCTTGTCGATGATCTCGCCCGTTGCCCGCGGATACGATCGGCCCGCCAAGAATCGCCATCAGAGCCGCTCGGTCGTGACGGCGACAAACGGCATGGTGGCCACGAGCCAGCCACTGGCGGCGCAGATCGGACTCGACGTGCTCAAGCAAGGTGGCAATGCGGCCGATGCCGCCATCGCCGCGAGCGCCGCCATCGGACTGATGGAGCCCATGAGTTGCGGCATCGGTGGCGATGTCTTCGTCATCTACTGGGACGCCAGGTCGAAGCGACTCTATGGTCTCAATGGCAGCGGGCGCAGCCCGGGTACAATCTCGCGCGACATCTTTGCCGCCAAGGGAATGCAGTACATCCCCGACGCGGGACCGCTGTCGTGGTCGGTGCCCGGCTGCGTCGCGGGCTGGGAGGATCTCCGCGAACGTTTCGGCACCAAGAGCCTGGCCGAGTTGCTCGCGCCTTCGATCGAGTCTGCCGAGCAAGGCTTCGCGGTGACGGAGATCATCGCCGCGGGGTGGCAGGCCTCGACGCGAATGTTGTCGCAGCACCCCGACTCGGCAAGAACATATCTTCCCGGCGGCCGCGCGCCGGTCGAGGGGGAGATCTTTCGCAACCCTGATCTCGCGCGCAGCTACCGAGCGCTCGCCACGGGGGGACGCGATGCGTTCTATCGTGGCCCGCTGGCCGAGGCCATCGTGGCCTTCAGCCACACGCAGGGTGGTTACTTCGAATTGGACGATTTCGCCGAACATCGCTCGGAATGGATCGAGCCGGTGTCAACGACGTACCGCGGGCACGAAGTCTGGGAGCTCCCGCCCAACGGTCAAGGCATTGCCGTACTGCAGATCTTGAACCTGCTCGAGCCCTACGATCTGAAATCGATGGGGCACAACAGCGCGGAGTATCTGCACCTGCTGATCGAGGCCAAGAAGCTCGCCTATGCCGACCGGGCCAGGTTCTACGCCGATCCGGCCTTCGCGAAGTTGCCCACTGCCGAGTTGATCTCGAAACCTTACGCCGACGCGCGTCGCAAGTTGATCGACCGCCAGCGGGCGGCACAAAAGGTTCCACCTGGGGATCCGAAGCTCGCCCACGGCGACACGATCTATCTCACCGTGGTCGACCGCGACCGCAACTGCTGCTCGTTCATCCAAAGCAACTATTATGGCTTTGGCTCGGGAATGGTGCCGGGCAACCTGGGCTTCGTGCTGCAGAATCGGGGCGCGCTCTTCTCGCTCGATCCCCAGCATGCGAACACGCTGGAGCCACGCAAGCTCCCCTTTCACACCATCATTCCGGCGATGGCCACTCAGGATGGCGTACCCTGGCTCGTGTTCGGCGTCATGGGAGGCGACATGCAGCCGCAGGGGCACGTGCAGGTGTTCCTGAACATGGTCGAGTTCGGCATGAACGTGCAAGAAGCGGGAGACGCGGCGCGGGTGCGGCACCTGGGCAGCGCCACCCCCACCAGCGAACCGGCCGATCCGCAGGGTGGCCTCGTGACTGTCGAATCGGGCGTCAGCGAACAGGCGATCGCCGGCCTACGCGCCAAAGGGCACCGCGTCGAGCAGAGCGTGGGAGACTTTGGCGGATACCAGGCGATTCGGATCGACTGGCGGCACGGCACGCTCGCCGGCGGAACCGAACCGCGCAAAGATGGCGCGGCAGTCGGCTATTAA
- a CDS encoding O-antigen ligase family protein, protein MIEDDSGRDAFGRFTTIIETTDPLLLMLGIGIVVLLVVLGFMRKYEALFAALLVSAAMSGVQSETLDSALTVVRWIVIGILAANVVFVRQHPGIPIVMLIGFVVMGLVWSIFSESLSWAIQSGVLFLATTLVAVTSANLMADRVGMRRFFWLYLIPTLVWTGTALVFLPDFLAGRMQFGFGRFQGFAGSSAGFSTTGSLLLPCLLWQAMQSGRVYWRLLSIGMFVFVMALLLLSTQRTAIYGGVIACIPLLFSANIRALAVVLVVALGTWLLMTQLWGAMNKKQSEFIADRMTDTTTTGRYDLWMYSINELMRDPMIGRGFGSDRWLAQGAHLSHKQRPHNWYIVTWHNTGFGGLLWLLATIGVAVLGAFRLTISRADVEIKSMARLIMGQILGICATGMTESLGSPSNIQTLTFAFFLVAAGRLAIIDRQEQADAEFADEYEYDGAYGPSLAHPM, encoded by the coding sequence ATGATTGAAGACGATTCCGGACGTGACGCCTTTGGGCGATTCACGACGATCATCGAGACGACCGATCCCTTGTTGCTGATGCTCGGCATCGGCATCGTCGTGCTCCTGGTCGTGCTGGGCTTCATGCGCAAGTACGAGGCCCTCTTCGCGGCCTTGCTCGTCTCGGCCGCGATGTCCGGCGTGCAGAGCGAAACGCTCGACTCAGCTCTCACGGTGGTTCGCTGGATCGTGATCGGGATCCTGGCGGCCAACGTCGTTTTTGTGCGCCAACATCCGGGCATCCCCATCGTGATGCTGATCGGCTTCGTCGTGATGGGGCTCGTCTGGAGCATCTTCTCCGAGTCGCTGAGTTGGGCGATTCAATCGGGGGTGCTGTTTCTGGCCACGACGCTCGTGGCGGTCACGTCGGCGAATCTCATGGCCGATCGCGTGGGCATGCGCCGCTTCTTCTGGCTCTATCTGATTCCCACGCTGGTTTGGACCGGTACGGCGCTCGTCTTCCTGCCCGATTTTCTGGCCGGTCGCATGCAGTTCGGCTTCGGGCGATTCCAGGGCTTCGCGGGGTCGTCCGCCGGGTTTTCGACCACGGGCTCGCTCTTGCTCCCCTGCCTGCTTTGGCAGGCGATGCAATCGGGGCGCGTCTACTGGCGTCTCTTGAGCATCGGGATGTTCGTCTTCGTCATGGCATTGCTCCTCCTCAGCACGCAGCGCACGGCGATCTATGGCGGCGTGATTGCCTGCATTCCACTGCTGTTCAGCGCGAATATCCGCGCGCTGGCGGTCGTGCTGGTCGTGGCGCTGGGCACCTGGCTGCTCATGACGCAGTTGTGGGGCGCCATGAACAAGAAACAAAGCGAATTCATCGCCGATCGCATGACCGATACGACGACCACCGGTCGCTACGACTTGTGGATGTACTCGATCAACGAATTGATGCGCGATCCCATGATCGGACGCGGCTTCGGCTCGGATCGCTGGCTGGCCCAGGGGGCGCACCTGTCGCACAAGCAACGTCCGCACAACTGGTATATCGTCACGTGGCACAACACGGGCTTCGGTGGTCTGCTGTGGTTGCTGGCGACGATCGGCGTGGCCGTGCTAGGCGCCTTCCGGCTGACGATTTCGCGCGCCGACGTCGAGATAAAATCGATGGCCCGCCTCATCATGGGGCAGATCCTGGGGATCTGCGCGACCGGAATGACCGAGTCGCTCGGTTCGCCCAGCAATATCCAGACGCTGACCTTTGCCTTCTTCCTGGTCGCGGCCGGACGGCTGGCGATTATCGATCGCCAGGAACAGGCCGACGCCGAGTTCGCCGACGAATACGAATACGACGGCGCCTACGGACCTTCGCTCGCCCATCCGATGTAG